A region from the Acyrthosiphon pisum isolate AL4f chromosome A1, pea_aphid_22Mar2018_4r6ur, whole genome shotgun sequence genome encodes:
- the LOC103308567 gene encoding uncharacterized protein LOC103308567, protein MSLDRLVTTFNNEQKHILSTLAEADEVDKFMEVDENVTETMQSMCDQINVIVAKLKPNASISAPRNDTSNDRSQSSVQSLILPRIEIPKFDGNIIEWCSFRDMFTSLVHDNKHYEDIERFHYLLSYLLGPPLTIVKAVPLTADNYSIAWNALKNRYDNKRLLVTAHIEKLFAFAPLTKESPVSLSLFVNTFRENVSAIQALGVGDLAGFILFYIGSRVIDPLTRRLFEATVVKNEIPDLNSLLDFVSQRCNVLENVGSSFSISCVENNEKTLGKTTIKKIQGKKSEKTSLAVVNPAKSKKCLFCGHPHAIYKCFGFRKLTVTSRRDFVNKNQLCFVCLNSGHTSSACPTSFTCRTCSSKHSTLLHLTDDTTKSSTDKTNDNSERATSCNATQFSGVTHTETTVLLGTVVVRVRDNTGALQTVRAVLDSGSQVSAMTVDCVHRLGLTRRKCPVEVIGLSQTGYHCQRSD, encoded by the coding sequence ATGTCGTTAGATCGACTTGTCACTACTTTCAATAATGAACAAAAACATATTCTGTCAACACTTGCTGAGGCCGACGAAGTAGACAAATTTATGGAAGTGGATGAAAACGTCACCGAAACAATGCAATCAATGTGTGATCAGATTAATGTAATAGTAGCAAAGTTAAAACCGAATGCTTCGATATCCGCTCCACGCAATGATACGAGCAATGATAGGAGTCAATCTTCTGTGCAATCACTGATCTTACCACGAATAGAGATACCAAAATTTGATGGAAATATCATTGAATGGTGCTCATTCCGTGATATGTTTACATCTTTGGTGCACGACAACAAACATTACGAAGATATTGAGCGTTTCCATTACCTGTTGTCTTATTTATTAGGTCCACCGTTAACAATAGTAAAGGCGGTGCCACTTACAGCTGACAATTATTCTATTGCTTGGAACGCGCTTAAAAATCGGTATGATAATAAGCGCCTATTGGTTACTGCGCACATTGAAAAACTATTTGCATTTGCGCCGTTAACAAAGGAATCTCCTGTATCACTTTCATTGTTCGTCAATACCTTTCGGGAAAATGTATCAGCTATACAAGCTCTTGGAGTTGGAGACTTGgctggttttatattattctacatcGGTTCACGCGTTATTGATCCTTTGACACGACGATTATTTGAGGCTACTGTTGTGAAAAATGAAATACCTGATTTGAACTCATTATTAGATTTCGTATCACAACGATGTAACGTTTTAGAAAACGTCGGCAGTAGTTTTAGCATTAGTTGTGtggaaaataatgaaaagaCCTTAGGGAAGACAACGATTAAGAAGATCCAGGGCAAGAAGTCCGAGAAGACATCGTTAGCCGTGGTCAACCCCGCCAAGTCAAAAAAGTGTTTGTTTTGTGGACACCCACATGCAATTTACAAGTGTTTTGGATTCCGAAAGCTAACAGTTACCAGTCGCCGCGATTTtgtcaataaaaatcaattatgttttgtttgtttgaacAGTGGACACACGAGCAGTGCGTGTCCTACGTCTTTTACGTGCCGTACGTGTTCGAGTAAACatagtacattactacatttGACAGATGATACTACAAAATCGAGTACCGATAAGACAAATGACAACTCCGAACGAGCTACAAGTTGTAATGCAACACAGTTTTCGGGAGTTACACATACGGAAACCACTGTTTTGTTGGGAACGGTCGTAGTTAGGGTTCGTGACAATACAGGAGCCTTACAAACAGTCAGGGCAGTGTTAGACAGTGGATCACAGGTGTCCGCAATGACAGTAGATTGTGTCCACCGGTTAGGTTTGACGCGAAGGAAGTGTCCTGTTGAGGTCATTGGACTTTCCCAAACCGGTTACCACTGTCAAAGGTCAgactaa